The Ascidiaceihabitans donghaensis genome includes the window TGTAGACGCGTTGCGAAAAGCACATCGTTATCAAAGAGATGTGTATTGATGTGCAGAACGGTGGTGGTCTTTATGTCGGGCGGTCCGGCTTTGCAGGGCCAAACGCACGCCGCGCGATTTTTTTCAAACGCGCAAACCGGATTTCGCGATCCAGACTTTTGTTGCGGGGCATACGGTTCCAGTCCATCAATATTTGGGTCTTCTGAAGAAATTGAACAGACGGATCGTCTTGACCAATGAAATCATACCCTGACCAGAAGGCTTGCGTAATGTCGGGGGGAACAATCTGGCCGTTTGGGATTTGATCCACGTCCCCAACCATCTGCACATAGCTTAAAAGGACCCGTGCTATGTCATAGGCCACGGGGGCATAGCTGATGCCCAGAAAATCCAAAGCATAGGTTTTTTGCCCTGCAATCATCAAATTGTGGATGTTCAGGTCGCCGTGCTTTGCTGCAATTTTTGTCGTGTGCCCCAAAGCAGCAGGCACGTGATCCTGAAGCTGCATGGCCAATTCAATAAAGCGTTTTTTTCCGTCTATGTTTCTTTCGCCGCGCTCCAGCTGACCGGCCAAGTGCAACACGTGTTGGGCCATAAACTTGGGCTGAAATGTTCTGTCTTCCTGAAACGTGCCTTTGTGATAGGCGGCCAGCCATGCCCCGACTTTTTTCATCACCGCGGTGTGGTCTTCTTGTTCGCGACACATAGACAGCACGGTGTCTCCGGGGATGTATTCCATCACGTAGGATTGGCGGGATGCGTCTTGCGCCAATATTTTTGGCACACCTGCAACGGGGGATGTCTCAAGTGCGGTTTGGGCAAGATTATGCGCTGCCAGAATGTCTGAAAATGCAGCCTCGTCCATTGGGCGGGACGCGTGTTTCAACATCAAGGTTTTAGCTTTTGGGGCATCGTAACGCTGCAGTATATGCAGCCTGTTAGGATCGTTTTTCAACCATTCCTGGGTGCATTCATAAGGTGTCGCATCCTGTCCGATGCGTGACGTCAGCACTTCAAAGCTTTGTCGTGCCACGCGTCGCAGTTTTTCGCCTTCGCCGTTCTTGCCGCTTGGATGATCTGCATGTTTCAAAGCGATTTGTAGTCCTCGTTCGTTCCCGATGCCTTGGCTGTGTTCGAACACCCGCCAATTTTTTGACGTCGTTTTGTAAGACGCATCGAATTGCTTGAAGTAGTTGGTTGTCAACGCACCATATGGAAGCAGTTTAACATCCAAGGTGCCACGTTTTTCAAACAAAAGCGTCGTCAGAGCCCCGGGGCCGGAAAGCCAGAAAATCCCACGCGCTCTGGCGTCTTTGATGTTGCGCAAAACCTGATCCAGATACATTTCAATAAAAGGGGACTTCGCGGGGGCCGCCATAAAGCCGTTGATTGCAGCGCAGTTCGGGTATCTGGTCATGGACGCGGCCCATGTGTCGCCGACCTCTTGGCCCGCAAATCCGGCTGCTGCAAATTGCGGGTAGCTGTCCGCATCGCAATACAGGCCACCGTCTTGCGCCAGCCGGTACAGCCGAAATACATCTGATCGAAGGGCCGGATGATCCAGGGCCGCGAATTCCGACGCGGCAGAGGCCCCGAAATATTCCCGAATATAGGCGGCGGCGGATACATCCGAATACAAGTGATGGGTTTTTGAACAGCCTCTCCATTCCTGAATGGCGCCCGCGACATCTGCGGGGGGGGCGTCTTGGTCCCAAAATTGAAAGACGTCAGCACCCTTTGTGGCGCGGCCGCTGGCTTTCGACGCATGCGCACCATGCTGACAGTAGACGGCCCATCCCATGGCCTCGAAACGTGTCATTGGGTGCGCGTCTGTATCATTTGAAATAGCGACCAATTCTGTCGGTGCGGAGTTTTGCAGATCTTGCAAAATTGCCGCGAACAAACGG containing:
- a CDS encoding phosphotransferase; the protein is MTKKLTSSQRTKIRSFVANKDFRHLDDYLQKLDRDTVDVAGVPFQILDWVLSDDGLSDWTCLSAFGKFTSGAQPRLFAAILQDLQNSAPTELVAISNDTDAHPMTRFEAMGWAVYCQHGAHASKASGRATKGADVFQFWDQDAPPADVAGAIQEWRGCSKTHHLYSDVSAAAYIREYFGASAASEFAALDHPALRSDVFRLYRLAQDGGLYCDADSYPQFAAAGFAGQEVGDTWAASMTRYPNCAAINGFMAAPAKSPFIEMYLDQVLRNIKDARARGIFWLSGPGALTTLLFEKRGTLDVKLLPYGALTTNYFKQFDASYKTTSKNWRVFEHSQGIGNERGLQIALKHADHPSGKNGEGEKLRRVARQSFEVLTSRIGQDATPYECTQEWLKNDPNRLHILQRYDAPKAKTLMLKHASRPMDEAAFSDILAAHNLAQTALETSPVAGVPKILAQDASRQSYVMEYIPGDTVLSMCREQEDHTAVMKKVGAWLAAYHKGTFQEDRTFQPKFMAQHVLHLAGQLERGERNIDGKKRFIELAMQLQDHVPAALGHTTKIAAKHGDLNIHNLMIAGQKTYALDFLGISYAPVAYDIARVLLSYVQMVGDVDQIPNGQIVPPDITQAFWSGYDFIGQDDPSVQFLQKTQILMDWNRMPRNKSLDREIRFARLKKIARRAFGPAKPDRPT